Part of the Prunus dulcis chromosome 8, ALMONDv2, whole genome shotgun sequence genome is shown below.
ttagttttgatcttttttggtcaataaaGTCAAGAAACTCTTTGagttttttgtgtttcttcTCATAATCTAAAAACTTTATTGAGTTTGTTGGGTGTTCTTAGTCTCTTTAGAAGAGTCATGCCAGTTCGCGGCCAATTTTGTCCTTGATATCATTGGATTAGATTCGAGGAAACTATGGTGGTACAAAGGGATtataaaaaagttatttttaaGAGTGATTCTCTCCAGATCCTTTTTAGCTTTTTTATTGGCTCAGGTCACTAAGGAAGTTTTTACCCATGTCTGTCATATTGCTAATGGGATGGCTCCCTTTACTGTTGATATcctttgtactcttttttcatTGTATCGTCTttgtataaattaaaaataaataaaataaaaaggagccACACAAAATAGTTGGACATTCCAACAAAATGCGCAATACGTTCTTTTGACTGATGCAATTTGTTTTGCAAGAGATTGTAGCTCAACTAGTTAAGAATATTTATCCTTGAATCCTATGTCCAAGAGTCGATTCCCCTtatctcaaaaaagaaaaaacagacaaaaaaagaagaagacaactTTGGACGCAGCATGCATATGTCTCCAGtttccaaaataattaaaagtcATTCTTCATATCCATTAAGTTTAGCATCCACCATGCCGGTGAATAAGATACAATGAATTGATGATCTAACATCACTTCTTAATTCATTTTATTCTTGATAATATAGCTTCATAGATATAGTTGGTTTAGTAAGGCTTCTCCCCAACATAGTTGCCTGGCGGATCATAGTTGCACCCGATGAAGGTACCTCCACTGTTGCACCTCACTTTTGCACACCCTACACGAGCTGTGTTACGCCAAACAACCTGCGTATAATGTCCACACACCTTGCCATCGGCACAAGTGTTAGAGTCGTAGTTATAGTCGGCCTTCTCTGCCACCCACATGTTCACGGCATCCGTGCCCGACAAATCAGCGGTGCTCATGGCAAGGTTTTCGCCGTAGGGCCCACCAGAGTGGACAAGATTGCAGTCGCCAATGTGTTGATTGGCATAGTCTTGCGCATAGGCTTGTAGCTTCTCATCCCATGACAATGGCCCGCCGCTCTAGCGTTGTTATGGGCAGTGACGTAGTCTTGCGGTGTGTCTTGGGCATGAGTGGATTGGAGAAGGGCAAAGCCTAAAACACAAACGAGGGCTATTAAAATCTTGGACAGCCCCATGTTGGGTTTTGAGAGTTTGATAATGTATGAAGGAGTTTTTTGTTGCGAGAACGATACATATGTAGTGCGTGTAGTCTGTATGTGTGAATGAGCTAATATGGCTCAAGTCCCACGATGTTTCCAGGTGGGTCGTAATTGCAAAGTAACAAAACTCCACCCTCTATTACGCTGTACCCTTCCACACCCAAGATAAACCCAAGTGTCCCAAACACACAAAGTTTTGTACTAGTAGTTATATAATTGGGCTTCGGCTCGACCAAGGCTCTCTTGAGGATGATTGTGAATGTACCAAATTGCAATTTTCAGCCCAGACAAAGTCCATGAACCGAAATGCCATTGACCCAATTTTCGTGTGtcatttaataattttcatgCTTAAGTTGCCAAACAATGGAAATATCAATTTCTCCTATTCAATTCTCGGCTTTTAACCAAATCCCAAGTTATTTTCCTCCATCCAAACGGAGGGTTAAGGAAAAACAATTCTTGCTACAAGaatcattctctctctctctctctctctctctctctctctctctctctctctctctctctctctctctctcccatttGTGTACCGTGTCCtatgaaagtcatgattttcggggtttttatcacaaaaaaaggtactggaaaaaaccaaaaattgctccttaagaaataaaatttattctttaaaaaaaaaacctgaaataaaaaataagaccGCAAATTAACTAATAGATGTGGAGGAAAATGGTTGGTCGGGTTCAAAGTCAGAAAATTACGAATAAGGATCTTGTCCTCACCTCTTAAAATTACGAGTTAATATGGCCAAATCTCTTTGAGTTTTAGGAAGAGAAGTATCACTAGCCCAAAATCAAGAgttaattagtattaattaaaGAGAGGTTGAtgacaattaaaaataaagacaatgacataaaaacatacaaaaaatgaaataatttttacttattttttatatatgccATCTCCTCTTATAATCAATAGTCACGTAAAAGAATGTTGTGAGGGTGAGGAGGTAAATTCGTACACACCCGTTACATGTAAATCGCCTCTATCCCCTCTTATTCTTCtaatttctcaacaacaaaagtaCAAGACCCCCAAACAGGCCTAGTTGTGTGACATGTAAATTTAGTGTCTAGTAGGGATGGTCCTCCTCATTATAAGCAGGATCATAGTTGCAGATGACATAGTTTTGTCCATTCTTGCACTTTGAAATGCCACAACCAACTTCGGTGGTTTTGCCCCAAATCACACCAAGGTAATGTCCACATTCGTCTCGGACGCATTTGTTTAGCTCGTAGTCATAAAACTCCTTCTCAGTGACCCAATACTTGGCGGCAGCTGCTCCAGATATGCCTTCTCCTGAGGCCAAGTTCTCACCATAAGGCCCCATTGAGTGCTCCATGGCGCAGTCATCAACTCTCTTGTCTGCATAATCTTGGGCATATTTGGCTAGGGTCGCGTTCCATTTGAGTGGACGGTTGCCGACCTGGGCGCGGGCCTTGTTGTGTTCCTCCACGAAGCCATCCATATCTTCTTTGGAAAGGTCTGCAAAGACAAGAGTGAAGAACAATGCGACGGAGCACATGGCCATAAGAAGCTTGATGTTGAACGCCATTTTGTTTCTCGGTATGAGAAAGGTCTCGGATGTTATTGTATTAGAGAATGTTGAATTGATAGAGGTTAATTGAAAGGGGAAATGAGATTGTgcatatttatatagttgGGACGGTTAAATATAGGATCCTTGAAAATGGGAGGGTTTCTCAAGTTCTATAAATAACCATGGAGAACAAATAAGACTTGTGAGAGTGGATTTTAGATTCATAGAAACAGTGTATTATCAGACAATCAATCTATACCATTGATTAAGTAGGTTTTATTTTAATCCTATATTACAATATATAATCATTACTTAGGTGAGGATTTTTAGTTGCAATGACAAACATTTAGCCGCAATGATAAACATTTAGCCTTGCAATGAGGATCAAAGTTTTGACTCTCGTCTTCTCTATCTCATAAATAAAGTATTCGTAACTCCAGAATGATATAAATGAACTTGTAATATGGCCCCTCTGTCAACTTCTTGtggcttttaaaaataaaaggtaaaGCATTATGCTTCTTaccaaaatacaaagaaatgaaagaggAAGCAAATTAATTAGACAAAAAGGTCACCTTTCGTTCATGTAGTTTGACGAAATTTCCACTTTTGTTtctataattttaattctagCAATTTGATCCATGTAGTTTGATAAACATGCGTCTCTTACGTGGAGGAGTATTTTGTATCGAATTTTGGACGAAATTCGCTGGAAATTTAGATGGGTCCTTGAATTGCGATAGAATCAAACTACAAAGgttaaattgacaaaattaaactacatggaccaaaaaaaaaaaatccgaCAAATTACACGGACTAAAAATGActttttttcccaattaaataTGGATATAGAGGAAAACGTTTGAAGGGTTTTGCCTCTCTTGGTCTTGCAACAACTTTGGGCTGTCATCTGCCCGAGTTGCCCCATATCAGATTGGCATTGTTTGGCCCATGAAAAACTCTTGCTGGTTTTCTTGGTTTTCAAGCCCATTGTAGCAAAAAGGAAATACGTCTGGTTGTTTAGCCTTATGTTTCTTAGCAAACTAATGGATCATTAgtcttttattaaaattttggataaaccaattacatttttgtctagttatatttttctttccaatattaaaaacaaaaaattctcaaattcgAATCTTCCCTCActtaaagattaaaaaaaaaaaaaaaacatagacaTAACTGGAAAAACCATAGACATAATTAGTGAAATATAATTTCAACGAAcacattcaaattttcaaaatctatAAAGACATAAGAGATCCAAATTCCTACCTATAATCACTGCAACCACAATCTTGACCAAGGGTTTTAATCCAAAAAATCTTTGAGATCTTGAATAAAGTTAGGTGACATCTCAACCTTTACGACAAGTGTTCTACTCTACTTTAGCTTTCCAATCATATGAAGTtcttgtcacatcccgggatcggctccgccgtagcacgatattgtccgctttgggtccccctctctgccctcacggttttgtttctgggagttcacgagcaacttcctagtgggtcacccatcctgggattgctctagcccccaacttgcttaacttcggagttctacgactccgaagccagtgagctcccaaaaggcctcgtgctagatggatgcgggtgtgcacatataaggcacatcaccccctctccgttggttgatgtgggatcttacaatccacccccctcaCGGGCCTGACGTcttcgtcggcacactcgcaccacacgacAGAgtagctctgataccaaattgtcacatcctgggatcggctccgccgtagcacgatattgtccgatttaggcccccctctctgccctcactgttttgtttctgggagctcaagggcaacttcccagtgggtcacccatcctgggattgctctagcccccaactcgcttaacttcggagttcctacgactccgaagccagtgagctcccaaaaggcctcgtgctagatggatgcaggtgtgcacatataaggcacatcaccccatctccgttggttgatatGGGATCTTACAGTTCTAATCTTACTTGAAATGGTATAAGATATCATATAAGATTtgttatatttaaaataaaatgggcTAAATTTACTTTACGTGAAGGATGTTGTATTAGAAATTTTGGGCTAAGAAAAACCACCACACCTGGGCTATAGCTCAAGTTAGTCCTTACTAAGGACCATCCTTGTTTATTGTACAACCACAATCAAATTGGTATACAAATCTCAATTCAACAAatcttatatatacataaagaAACGGTGCATGCAAACATCATGAACAAGAAAATCTTAGGTGGCATTTGGTATCCTATTCAAGTATGGATTTcaaaaatttttatttttcttgaaaacaaAGAGTCCTAAAACCCattttttaagattcaaaaacttgtttggtattcaATGAGGGAACTCAAACTTTAAAAACACGGAGTTCTAAAATCCATGTTTGAAGATTAAAAAACTTgatcagaccaaaaaaaaaaaaaaaagattaaaaaacttgtttgttatgcaacttgaaaacagtttctttgaaaaaaattctataaaatagatttgttatattttcaagtatttgggtgtttttgagttattttttagtttaggTTTTCAAAACTAGGTCTCtaccaaacaaattttttgagttttggacttaaataattttttattatttattttttttaaagtttcacAAGTTGGATTCAAATAGAACACCAAACATGCACTTCACATCCTTTTGATATTCCATTTGTCAATTAAATACAAAGGCGAGATGCAGAGGCAGACGAGAGAGattgacaaaaaagaaaaaagaaaaaaaaaagaacgagaatgagataatattttcatttagaaattacaaaaatgaaataatcttattctttttcattttttattcacTCTTGTCACCTCTCACAATACCATATGAAGTGCTAGTCGCGTAAAAAAATGTTGTGAGTGTGGGGAAGTATTTGTATACATTCGTTacatttaatttttctaatttcaataaaagaaaaaaaaaaacacgggACCTCTCAACATGCCTAATGTTGGTGTGGTTACGCGCACGTGAGCGTACATACATCATCTAGTAGGGGCGCTCGTCCTCGGGCTGGTACATGGGATCGTAGCTGCAAACTACGTAGTTTTGTCCATTCTTGCACTTTGAAATGCCACATCCGACCTCGGTGATTTTGCCCCAGACCACAGCAAGGTAGTGACCACATTCGTCTTTGACGCATTTGTTCGACTTTTCGTCATAGAACTCCTTCTCGGTGACCCAATACTTGGTAGCAGCTGCACCGCTCATGCGGTTGCCAGAGGCCAAGTTCTCACCCCAACGCCCAATCAAGTGCTCCATGGCACAATCGTCAACTCTTTTCTCGGCATATTCTTGGGCATACTGGGCTAAGGTCGTGTTCCACTTGAGGGGTTTGTTGCCGACCTCTTTACGAGCCTTGTTGTGCTCCTCATCGAAGCCATTGATCTCTACTTTGGAAATGTTTGCAGAGACAACAGTGAAGACCAATGCGACGCAACAGATGGCCAAAAGAAGCTTCATGTTGAGCgctatttttgtttcttgataTGAGAAGTTTAAAGTTTgtcctttatatatatataattgttgaattaataattgacacaaattaatgtactaatcatccaattataaactaggcatgggtaaagaaaagtaaatgaaatgaaacaaattatatatgtgatttaagtgatataatcataaacctaaactcttatttatacataattatatatgtatccGGCCCTAATGGGCCGGGCTATCTTAGGCTTAATCGGGCTGGGCTAGGCTTTagacacccaagcccaagccaAGCCCAGCCCAAGGCTGGTcgggccatctcaaagccGATAACGAGTAGGGCCGGACTTTTTTTTCGATGGGCCGGGTGGGCCCCCATCGACCCATGAGCCCACAgaccaaatgatgaggcctatcTGTGGCTAACACCCTTTGGCCACGAATTGGCTGTGGTCAAAATGATTATAAGCCACCGGTAATATGTGGCTTATAAGTCCGTTTTCTAGTAGTGACGGTTGTTTAGCCTTATGTTTCTTACCAAAGTAACGGATAATTAGTCCcttattaaaattttgggtAAACTAGTTAGGTTTTTGTctagttgtatttttctttccaatatAAGAAGTCTTAAATTTGATTCTTCCCTCACTTGAAgacgaaaaaaaaacatagacaTAATTGATGACATATATTTACAACCAAcacattcaaattttcaaaatctatAATGATATAAAGCAATCCAAGTTCCTACCTCTAATCACTGCACCCACTATCTTGGCCAAGTGTTTTAATCCAAAAATTCTTTGAGATCTTGAATAAAAAGTTAGGTGACATTTCAACCTTTACCACAAGTGTTCTATTATACTTTAGCTTCCAATCATATGAAGTTTTAATCTGACTTGAAATGGTATAAGATATCGTATaagatttattatatttacTAGCCTCTGGGCATATGCTCACCCATGTatcaattggttttattttttattttttattttatttttaaaataaaaaaataacatggATAGTTATGCTCCACAAAAGTAGGACATATTATATgatattgtttttaattttaatttttttaatataaaaaatgtgaatttaccatattatccttatttaattaataatttcaattcttaatgtttcaATTAACTAAAGGtattttatggtattttgaatgtttcaccattctctgccatttactttatatatatagataatgAGATGGACTAAATTTACCTTACGTGAATTATGTGTAAACAAGTATTATGTGTAGGCTTCGGTGGCTTGTATTATAAATGTTGGgctaagaaaaaaaaccacacATGGGCTATAGCCCAAGTTAATCTTTACTAAGGACCGTCCCTAGTTATGATACAACCCACAATCAAATTGGTCTACAAATATCAGTTCAAAAAATCTCATATATACATAAAGAAACAGTGCATGCAAACACGTGCATCCACGAACAAGAAAATCTTAGGTGGCTATTGGTATCTATTCAAGtatgaaattcaaaaactttaatttttcgtaaaaacaaagagttctaaaatcaaacttttaagattcaaaaacttTTTCGGTATTCAAGGAGGGAACTCAAACTTCAAAAACAAGGAGTTCTAAAATCCATACTTTAAGATTAAAAACAATTTGTcataaaaattcttaaaaaagcgatttgtttgggttttaagTATTTGTGTGGTTTTGAGTAATTAGGTCTACCAAacatattttttgaaatttggactcaatttattttttttaagtttaaaaagttgaattcaaataaaataccAAACATACACTTAACATCCTTTTGATATCAcatttgtcatattttttcaaaagaatTAAAGACAAATACGAGATGGGGAGGCATTAGACAATTGAGATtgagcaaaaataaaaaaaacatagagagAATGAGATAATATTTAGttagaaattacaaaaaaaatgaaataatattatccttttcattttttatccATTCTCTTGTCTCACAATACCATATCAAGTACGGGAGCtcgcaaaagaaaaaaaaacacgggACCTCTCAACAGGCCTCATGTAAGTGTGCGTACATACATCATTTAGTATGGGCGCTCGTCCTCGGGCTGGTACATGGGATCGTAGCTGCAAACGATGTAGTTCTTTCCATCCTTGCACTTTGAAATGCCACATCCGACCTCGGTGGTTTTGCCCCAGATCACAGCAAGGTAGTGACCACATTCCTCTTTGACACATTTGTTGGACTTGGGGTCATAGAACTCTTTCTCGGTGACCCAATATTTAGTGCCAGCTGCGCCGGTCATGCCGTCGCCCGAGGTCAAGTTCTCACCCCAACGCCCCCTTGAGTGCTCCATAGCGCAGTCATCAACTCTTTTGTTGGCATATTCTTGGGCATACTGGGCCAAGGTTGTGTTCCACTTAAGGGGTTTGTTGCCGACCTCTTTACGAGCCTTGTTGTGCTCCTCGAGGAAGCCATCGATCTCTGCTTGGGAAATGTTTGCAGAGACAAGAGTGAAGACTAATACGACACAGCAGATGGCCAAAAGTAGCTTCGTGTTGAAtgccatttttgtttcttgataTCAGAAGTTTAAGGTGTTTTCTTTGTAGCAGAGAAGGTTGGATTGTTAGATGTTGATTGAAATGGGAAATGAGATTGTgcatatttatatagttgGGAGGGTTAAATATAGGATCCTAAAATGGGAGGGTTTGTTAAGTTCTATAAACAAGCATGgagaacaaataaaactcgTGTGGGATTGCATCACCGAGTGGATGTGGTATCCATACAAACATTGTATTGTCAGACAATCAATCTATACCATTGATTAAGTGaagttttatttgaatcctATAATCAGGTGAGGATTTTTAGCTGCAATGACTAAAACATTTAGCTGTACATTGAGGATCAAAGTTTTGACTTTGTTTACGATATAAATGAACTTTGTTATATGACCCCTCTGTCAACTTCTTGTagctttttaaaataaaagttaaatgCATTATGCTGCTTTCCAAAATctaaagaaatgaaagaggAAGCAAATTAGTTAGGCAAAAACTCACTTTTCATCTAGTATGATGAAATTTCCACGTTTGTCCCTATAGTTTCAATTCTAGCAATTTGACCTATGTAGTTtgattttattgcaatttaaaggacatttccaaatttccgTCCGATTTCTTGATGGAAAAAACACTTGCTCGTACATGGAGGAGTATTTTGGATGGAAATTTGGATTTGTCTTGGAATTGTGATAGAATCAAACTACATTGattaaattgataaaattaaaattacatgTGATAGAATCAAACTACATTGattaaattgacaaaattaaaattacatgGTCTTGATCTTGCAACAACTTTGGGTTCTCATCCGCTCGAGTTGCCTAGATCAGATTGGCATTGTTTGGGCGATGAAAAACTCATGCTCGTTTTCTGTAATACCCTGAAAAATTAAAGGTGGACTTTCATATttcaatgaaaaataatactaTAGTGGAGAATGATTATGGGTATTTTATCAAGTACTTTTGGATTGAGACTACTGGATTAAGTTCgtttaatttcaagttggACATAAATGCCTTTACATAacattttgtgaatttttcaaaggacatttaagaaattgaagtgaGACCATTCTGATTCTTAGGTAGGACGATAGTAGTCGACTCAATGAACACGTAGGAAATCATTTCTGCATTTTTTgccaaaatgaccaaaaataCCTGTGTgtaaaaattaccaaaatacccttgtagacccacaaaaaaaaataaaaatgaaacgtCGAGGGCATCAGCCCACTCTCCACCCATTCTTTCCCCGTTGCCTCAAGTTTTCAAATCAATAATCATTTTGGGGATGAGTTGGTATAGGTGAGTTATTAGCTTAAGGTGTGAGTTGAAAGCCTACTACAGGGTGAGTCACCTAGGCTAAGATTCCCCAATGATGAATCTGATTTCTTTTTGAGCTAAGTGAGTTTctggtgagagagagagagagagagagagagagagagagagagagagagagaagaataagaagaagaagaagaggaggaggaagaggaggaagagaagactTGGAAATAAGGGAGATGTTATTACTATTACATCCATGAGAGAATTAAGAAAGGAAATGTGAGAGGTagaaaaaaaatggtggaAATATTGAAACAATTGGAAGGATGAAAGGTGGGACTCTTGTTCTACGTTCATTTTCAATCCTTGAGTGTTGGTATAATTAATTGTTTGAGTAGATTTATCGTTGTTTCTGAGTTTGAGAATGATATATGAACCTTCTGAggcataagaaaatcaaagaagaattTTGAAATCAAGATTTTcggattttgggtgtgttaacaaaaattttgggtttgggtgtTCAAACTTTAGATCCAAATCTTGTTTTTGGGAAGCTTAGGTCAAGGAAATGATGTTGGAATATGATTTCGAGTCTTAAGGATGGTATTTGAGGTGTTTAAAGAGACTCTTGATAAAATTCTAAAACTTCgtatttttttggaaatttcagtTCATGGGCCTTACTTTGGCTCCCGTGTTCCTCTGATTTATGAAGTATTTTTTTAAGGGTTTTCATTGTTTTGGAAACTAGGAATAGCAAGGGTCAAAATCCTTTTGATTTCACTGATTTTGTTTAAGTTTTGGGGGATTAAATATTGGAGTAGAGTTAGGTTTCCAAAACTGCAAAAACAGAGGAAGCTGGAAAacgaaaattcaaatttttgggtttgtctTTTGATTCGAATTTCTCACTAACCGTAGCTTTGTTTTCACATATCTTTATATGTATAGAACGCTAAGGTCACAAGCTTCAATTTGAATATGGTCTTGCAAAGATTGGATGTTTTAAGACCGTTTTCTAGTAGTGACGGTTGTTTAGCCATATGTTTCTTACCAAAGTAACGGATAATGAGTCCcttattaaaattttggatAAACTAGTTAGGTTTTTTTctagttgtatttttctttccaatatAAGAAGTCTTAAATTCGATTCTTCCCTCActtgaagatgaaaaaaaacatagacaTA
Proteins encoded:
- the LOC117637446 gene encoding basic form of pathogenesis-related protein 1-like; translation: MAFNIKLLMAMCSVALFFTLVFADLSKEDMDGFVEEHNKARAQVGNRPLKWNATLAKYAQDYADKRVDDCAMEHSMGPYGENLASGEGISGAAAAKYWVTEKEFYDYELNKCVRDECGHYLGVIWGKTTEVGCGISKCKNGQNYVICNYDPAYNEEDHPY
- the LOC117638557 gene encoding basic form of pathogenesis-related protein 1-like, coding for MALNMKLLLAICCVALVFTVVSANISKVEINGFDEEHNKARKEVGNKPLKWNTTLAQYAQEYAEKRVDDCAMEHLIGRWGENLASGNRMSGAAATKYWVTEKEFYDEKSNKCVKDECGHYLAVVWGKITEVGCGISKCKNGQNYVVCSYDPMYQPEDERPY
- the LOC117637197 gene encoding basic form of pathogenesis-related protein 1-like isoform X1, whose amino-acid sequence is MAFNTKLLLAICCVVLVFTLVSANISQAEIDGFLEEHNKARKEVGNKPLKWNTTLAQYAQEYANKRVDDCAMEHSRGRWGENLTSGDGMTGAAGTKYWVTEKEFYDPKSNKCVKEECGHYLAVIWGKTTEVGCGISKCKDGKNYIVCSYDPMYQPEDERPY